The following are encoded in a window of Citrobacter freundii genomic DNA:
- a CDS encoding dienelactone hydrolase family protein, which yields MATTRQSGFAPAVSPPAATAVHTPDNEIIAGITSIPSQGDDMPAYHARPKHSEGPLPVVIVVQEIFGVHEHIRDICRRLALEGYLAVAPELYFREGDPNDFADISTLLSGLVAKVPDSQVLADLDHVASWASRNGGDAHRLMITGFCWGGRITWLYAAHNPQLKAAVAWYGKLVGDKTLNSPRHPVDIATDLNAPVLGLYGAQDTSISQDSVETMRQALRAANAKAEIVVYPDAGHAFNADYRPSYHEESANDGWQRMLAWFAQYGGKK from the coding sequence ATGGCAACAACACGACAATCTGGCTTTGCACCTGCAGTATCCCCACCCGCAGCAACGGCGGTTCACACCCCGGATAACGAAATCATCGCGGGAATAACGTCGATTCCGTCTCAAGGCGATGATATGCCTGCGTATCATGCACGCCCGAAGCACAGCGAAGGTCCGCTACCGGTTGTTATCGTCGTGCAGGAAATTTTTGGCGTTCATGAACACATCCGTGATATTTGTCGCCGCCTGGCGCTGGAAGGGTATCTGGCTGTCGCTCCAGAGCTTTACTTTCGCGAGGGCGATCCGAATGATTTTGCCGATATTTCAACGCTGTTAAGCGGCCTGGTGGCCAAAGTCCCGGACTCTCAAGTGCTGGCCGATCTGGACCACGTCGCCAGTTGGGCCTCACGCAACGGCGGTGACGCACACCGACTGATGATCACTGGTTTTTGCTGGGGTGGACGCATCACCTGGCTGTATGCCGCACACAACCCGCAGTTAAAAGCGGCAGTGGCATGGTATGGCAAACTGGTCGGCGACAAAACGCTGAACTCGCCCAGGCATCCTGTCGACATCGCTACCGATCTTAACGCCCCCGTGTTGGGACTTTATGGCGCGCAAGACACCAGTATTTCGCAGGATAGCGTGGAAACCATGCGTCAGGCATTGCGCGCGGCGAATGCCAAAGCAGAAATCGTGGTGTATCCCGATGCCGGGCATGCTTTTAACGCGGATTATCGCCCGAGCTATCACGAAGAGTCCGCCAATGACGGCTGGCAAAGAATGCTGGCGTGGTTTGCGCAGTATGGTGGGAAGAAATAA
- the metE gene encoding 5-methyltetrahydropteroyltriglutamate--homocysteine S-methyltransferase: MTILNHTLGFPRVGLRRELKKAQESYWAGNASREELLATGRELRARHWDQQKQAGVDLLPVGDFAWYDHVLTTSLLLGNVPARHQNKDGSVDIDTLFRIGRGRAPTGEPAAAAEMTKWFNTNYHYMVPEFTKGQQFKLTWTQLLDEVDEALALGHEVKPVLLGPVTYLWLGKVKGEQFDRLSLLNDILPVYQQVLAELAKRGVEWVQIDEPALVLELPQVWLNAFKPAYDALTGQVNLLLTTYFEGVTPNLDTITALPVQGLHVDLVHGKDDVAELHSRLPANWLLSAGLINGRNVWRADLTEKYAQIKDIVGKRPLWVASSCSLLHSPIDLNVETRLDAEVKSWFAFALQKCGELALLRDALNSGDTAALVEWSAPIQERRQSTRVHNAAVEKRLAAITAQDSQRTHAYPVRAEAQRARFNLPAWPTTTIGSFPQTTEIRGLRLDFKKGSLDAGNYRTGIAEHIKQAIAEQERLGLDVLVHGEAERNDMVEYFGEHLDGFVFTQNGWVQSYGSRCVKPPVVIGDVSRPEAITVEWAKYAQSLTDKPVKGMLTGPVTILCWSFPREDVTRETIAKQIALALRDEVADLEAAGIGIIQIDEPALREGLPLRRSDWAAYLEWGVEAFRINAAVAKDETQIHTHMCYCEFNDIMDSIAALDADVITIETSRSDMELLESFEEFDYPNEIGPGVYDIHSPNVPSVEWIEALLKKAEQRIPAERLWVNPDCGLKTRGWPETRAALANMVKAAQNLRQA, translated from the coding sequence ATGACAATATTGAATCACACCCTCGGTTTCCCTCGCGTTGGCCTGCGTCGCGAGTTGAAAAAAGCGCAAGAAAGCTACTGGGCGGGTAACGCCTCTCGTGAAGAATTGCTGGCAACGGGTCGCGAACTGCGCGCTCGTCACTGGGATCAACAAAAGCAAGCTGGCGTTGACCTGCTGCCAGTGGGCGATTTTGCCTGGTACGATCATGTGCTGACCACCAGTTTGCTGCTGGGTAACGTTCCGGCCCGTCATCAGAACAAAGATGGCTCTGTCGATATCGACACCTTATTCCGCATTGGCCGTGGTCGCGCACCGACCGGTGAACCGGCGGCAGCGGCAGAAATGACCAAATGGTTTAATACCAACTATCACTACATGGTGCCTGAATTTACCAAAGGTCAGCAGTTCAAACTGACCTGGACTCAACTGCTGGATGAAGTGGACGAAGCGCTGGCGCTGGGCCACGAAGTGAAGCCCGTCCTGCTGGGTCCGGTCACCTACCTGTGGCTGGGGAAAGTGAAGGGTGAGCAGTTTGATCGCCTGAGTCTGCTGAACGACATCCTGCCGGTTTACCAGCAGGTGCTGGCTGAGCTGGCGAAACGCGGTGTTGAGTGGGTACAGATTGATGAACCTGCGCTGGTGCTGGAGTTGCCCCAGGTTTGGCTGAACGCCTTTAAACCGGCGTACGATGCGCTGACCGGGCAGGTGAATCTGCTGCTGACTACCTATTTTGAAGGCGTGACGCCGAATCTGGATACCATCACCGCGCTGCCGGTACAGGGTCTGCACGTGGATCTGGTTCATGGTAAAGATGACGTAGCCGAGTTGCACTCGCGTTTGCCCGCTAACTGGCTGCTCTCCGCAGGCCTGATTAACGGCCGTAACGTCTGGCGCGCCGATCTGACCGAGAAATATGCACAGATTAAAGACATTGTCGGCAAACGTCCGCTTTGGGTGGCCTCTTCTTGTTCTCTTCTGCATAGCCCAATTGATCTGAACGTCGAAACCCGCCTTGATGCCGAAGTGAAAAGCTGGTTTGCCTTCGCCCTGCAAAAGTGCGGTGAACTGGCGCTGCTGCGTGATGCGCTGAACAGCGGCGATACCGCAGCGTTGGTTGAGTGGAGTGCGCCAATTCAGGAGCGTCGTCAGTCAACCCGCGTCCACAATGCGGCAGTCGAAAAACGTCTGGCGGCAATCACCGCGCAGGACAGTCAGCGTACTCATGCTTACCCGGTACGTGCCGAAGCTCAGCGTGCGCGCTTTAACCTGCCAGCGTGGCCGACCACGACGATCGGATCTTTCCCGCAAACCACGGAAATCCGCGGCCTGCGTCTGGATTTTAAAAAGGGTAGCCTGGATGCGGGCAACTACCGTACCGGTATCGCCGAGCATATCAAACAGGCGATCGCTGAGCAGGAACGTTTAGGCCTGGACGTACTGGTACACGGCGAAGCTGAGCGTAACGACATGGTTGAATACTTTGGCGAGCATCTGGACGGCTTTGTCTTTACTCAGAATGGTTGGGTACAGAGCTACGGCTCCCGCTGCGTGAAGCCGCCGGTAGTGATTGGTGACGTGAGTCGTCCGGAAGCGATTACCGTTGAGTGGGCAAAATACGCCCAGTCGCTGACTGACAAACCGGTCAAAGGCATGCTGACAGGCCCGGTGACCATTCTTTGCTGGTCATTCCCGCGCGAAGATGTGACTCGCGAAACCATCGCTAAGCAGATTGCGCTGGCACTTCGTGACGAAGTCGCCGATCTGGAAGCCGCCGGTATTGGCATCATCCAGATTGATGAACCGGCGCTGCGTGAAGGTCTGCCGCTACGTCGTAGCGACTGGGCCGCGTATCTGGAATGGGGTGTCGAGGCCTTCCGCATCAACGCCGCGGTGGCGAAGGACGAAACGCAGATCCATACCCACATGTGTTATTGCGAGTTCAACGACATCATGGATTCCATCGCTGCGCTTGATGCCGACGTGATCACCATTGAAACCTCGCGTTCCGACATGGAGCTACTGGAGTCGTTCGAAGAGTTCGACTACCCGAACGAAATCGGACCGGGCGTGTACGACATTCACTCGCCAAATGTGCCAAGCGTGGAATGGATTGAAGCCCTGCTGAAGAAAGCGGAACAGCGTATCCCGGCTGAGCGTCTGTGGGTGAACCCGGACTGTGGTCTGAAGACGCGTGGCTGGCCGGAAACCCGCGCGGCGCTGGCGAACATGGTGAAAGCGGCGCAGAACCTGCGTCAGGCTTAA
- the metR gene encoding HTH-type transcriptional regulator MetR, translated as MIEIKHLKTLQALRNSGSLAGAAATLHQTQSALSHQFSDLEQRLGFRLFVRKSQPLRFTPQGEILLQLANQVLPQIGRALQACNEPQQTRLRIAIECHSCIQWLTPALENFRANWPQVEMDFKSGVTFDPQPALQQDELDLVMTSDILPRSGLHYSPMFDFEVRLILAPDHPLASKTQVTPEDLASETLLIYPVQRSRLDVWRHFLQPAGVSPSLKSVDNTLLLIQMVAARMGIAALPHWVVESFERQGLVVTKTLGDGLWSRLYAAVRDGEQRQPVTEAFIRSARNHACDHLPFVRSAERPTFDAPTVRPL; from the coding sequence ATGATCGAGATTAAGCATCTGAAAACGCTACAGGCGTTGCGGAACAGTGGGTCGCTGGCAGGCGCCGCAGCGACGTTGCATCAGACCCAATCCGCCCTGTCTCACCAGTTCAGCGATCTGGAACAACGCCTCGGCTTTCGGCTATTTGTGCGTAAAAGCCAGCCGCTACGTTTTACGCCACAGGGTGAAATTTTGTTGCAGTTGGCCAATCAGGTGTTGCCACAAATCGGTCGCGCGCTTCAGGCATGCAACGAACCGCAGCAAACCCGGCTGCGCATCGCCATTGAATGTCACAGCTGTATTCAGTGGCTGACCCCCGCGCTGGAGAATTTCCGTGCTAACTGGCCACAGGTAGAGATGGATTTTAAATCCGGCGTGACTTTCGATCCGCAACCAGCCCTGCAGCAGGATGAGCTGGACCTGGTGATGACATCCGACATTCTGCCGCGCAGCGGCCTGCACTATTCACCGATGTTTGATTTTGAAGTCCGTCTGATACTGGCACCCGACCACCCACTGGCCAGCAAAACGCAGGTAACGCCGGAAGATTTAGCCAGCGAAACCCTGTTGATTTATCCGGTACAGCGCAGCCGACTGGATGTCTGGCGGCATTTCCTGCAGCCTGCTGGCGTTAGCCCGTCGCTGAAGAGCGTGGATAACACCCTGCTGCTGATCCAGATGGTCGCCGCCAGAATGGGTATTGCAGCGCTGCCGCACTGGGTAGTGGAGAGTTTTGAACGCCAGGGCCTGGTAGTGACCAAAACCCTGGGTGATGGATTGTGGAGCCGACTGTACGCCGCTGTGCGCGATGGCGAGCAGCGTCAGCCGGTCACGGAAGCATTTATTCGCTCAGCGCGGAATCACGCCTGCGATCACCTGCCGTTTGTGCGGAGTGCGGAGCGACCCACTTTCGATGCACCCACAGTGAGGCCACTATAA
- the udp gene encoding uridine phosphorylase — MSKSDVFHLGLTKNDLQGATLAIVPGDPERVEKIAALMDKPVKLASHREFTTWRAELDGKAVIVCSTGIGGPSTSIAVEELAQLGIRTFLRIGTTGAIQPHINVGDVLVTTASVRLDGASLHFAPMEFPAVADFECTTALVEAAKSIGATTHVGVTASSDTFYPGQERYDTFSGRVVSRFKGSMEEWQSMGVMNYEMESATLLTMCASQGLRAGMVAGVIVNRTQQEIPNAETMKQTESHAVKIVVEAARRLL; from the coding sequence ATGTCTAAGTCTGATGTTTTTCATCTCGGCCTCACCAAGAACGATTTACAAGGGGCTACGCTTGCTATCGTCCCTGGCGACCCTGAGCGTGTGGAAAAGATCGCCGCGCTGATGGACAAGCCGGTTAAGCTGGCATCTCATCGCGAGTTCACTACCTGGCGTGCTGAGCTGGATGGTAAAGCTGTGATTGTCTGCTCTACCGGTATCGGCGGTCCGTCGACCTCTATCGCCGTAGAAGAACTGGCGCAACTGGGCATTCGTACCTTCCTGCGTATCGGTACGACCGGCGCTATTCAGCCGCATATCAACGTGGGCGACGTGCTGGTTACCACCGCGTCTGTCCGTCTGGACGGGGCGAGCCTGCACTTTGCACCGATGGAATTTCCGGCTGTTGCCGATTTCGAATGCACCACCGCGCTGGTGGAAGCCGCGAAATCTATTGGCGCGACTACCCACGTCGGCGTGACCGCCTCTTCAGATACCTTCTACCCAGGCCAGGAGCGTTATGACACCTTCTCTGGTCGCGTGGTGAGCCGTTTCAAAGGCTCGATGGAAGAGTGGCAGTCCATGGGCGTCATGAACTACGAAATGGAATCCGCTACGCTGCTGACCATGTGTGCAAGCCAGGGTCTGCGTGCCGGTATGGTTGCGGGTGTTATCGTTAACCGTACTCAGCAAGAAATCCCGAATGCTGAAACCATGAAGCAAACGGAAAGCCACGCGGTGAAAATCGTGGTAGAGGCTGCACGTCGCCTGCTGTAA
- the rmuC gene encoding DNA recombination protein RmuC: MDISIMISAVVALAAGLLVGWLATKARADQIRADLIEERRELDIALSAARQQLAQEAHWRDECELLNNELRSLQSINTSLEADLREVTTRLDATQQHAEDKIRQMINSEQRLSEQFENLANRIFEHSNRRVDEQNRQSLNSLLTPLREQLDGFRRQVQDSFGKEAQERHTLAHEIRNLQQLNAQMAQEAVNLTRALKGDNKTQGNWGEVVLTRVLEASGLREGYEYETQVSIENDARSRMQPDVIVRLPQGKDVVIDAKMTLVAYERYFNAEDDYTRESALQEHIASVRNHIRLLGRKDYQQLPGLRTLDYVLMFIPVEPAFLLALDRQPELITEALRNNIMLVSPTTLLVALRTIANLWRYEHQSRNAQQIADRASKLYDKMRLFVDDMSVIGQSLDKAQDNYRQAMKKLSSGRGNVLAQAEAFRGLGVEIKREINPELAEQATSQDEEFRLRSVPEAQQDETYPDGEAVNQQSN, from the coding sequence GTGGATATTTCGATAATGATAAGTGCCGTCGTGGCGTTAGCTGCAGGGCTGCTTGTGGGCTGGCTGGCGACCAAAGCGCGTGCCGACCAAATCCGCGCGGATCTTATCGAAGAACGGCGTGAACTGGATATTGCGCTAAGCGCCGCACGTCAACAGCTGGCGCAGGAAGCCCACTGGCGCGACGAGTGCGAGCTACTCAACAACGAACTTCGCAGCCTGCAGAGTATTAACACCTCTCTGGAAGCCGATCTCCGGGAAGTCACCACGCGACTCGACGCGACGCAACAGCATGCGGAAGATAAAATCCGCCAGATGATCAACAGCGAACAGCGTCTGAGCGAACAGTTCGAAAACCTGGCAAACCGTATTTTTGAACACAGCAATCGTCGCGTTGATGAGCAAAATCGCCAAAGCCTGAATAGCTTGCTTACACCATTACGTGAACAGCTGGACGGTTTTCGCCGCCAGGTGCAGGATAGCTTTGGCAAAGAGGCGCAAGAGCGTCATACCCTGGCGCACGAAATTCGTAACCTCCAGCAACTGAACGCGCAGATGGCGCAAGAAGCGGTTAACCTGACACGGGCGCTGAAAGGCGATAACAAAACCCAGGGCAACTGGGGAGAAGTCGTACTCACGCGGGTACTGGAGGCGTCCGGTCTGCGCGAAGGCTATGAATATGAAACTCAGGTCAGCATAGAAAATGACGCACGATCGCGGATGCAGCCGGATGTTATTGTCCGATTGCCGCAGGGCAAAGACGTGGTGATCGATGCGAAAATGACGCTGGTGGCCTATGAACGCTACTTTAATGCAGAGGATGACTACACCCGCGAAAGTGCGTTACAGGAACATATCGCCTCCGTGCGTAACCATATTCGTCTGCTGGGCCGCAAAGACTACCAGCAGTTGCCGGGATTACGTACGCTTGATTATGTGCTGATGTTTATCCCGGTTGAGCCCGCTTTTCTGCTGGCGCTGGACAGGCAGCCCGAACTGATTACAGAAGCACTCAGAAATAATATTATGCTGGTAAGCCCGACCACGTTGTTGGTGGCATTGCGCACCATTGCTAATCTGTGGCGGTATGAGCATCAAAGTCGTAATGCGCAGCAGATCGCGGACCGGGCCAGCAAGCTTTATGACAAAATGCGGCTGTTTGTCGATGATATGTCAGTAATAGGTCAGAGCCTGGACAAGGCACAAGATAACTATCGGCAGGCGATGAAAAAATTGTCTTCAGGGCGTGGAAACGTTCTGGCTCAGGCAGAAGCGTTTCGTGGATTGGGTGTAGAAATTAAGCGCGAGATTAATCCTGAACTGGCTGAACAAGCCACGAGCCAGGATGAAGAGTTTCGTTTACGTTCGGTCCCCGAGGCGCAACAAGACGAGACTTACCCCGATGGAGAGGCGGTAAATCAGCAATCAAACTAG
- a CDS encoding carboxylate/amino acid/amine transporter: MALLIITTILWAFSFSLFGEYLAGHVDSYFAVLVRVGLAALVFLPFLRTRGHSVKTIGLYMLVGAMQLGIMYMLSFRAYLYLTVSELLLFTVLTPLYITLIYDLMSRRRLRWSYAFSALLAVIGAGIIRYDQVTSHFWTGLLLVQLSNISFAIGMVGYKRLMETRPMPQHNAFAWFYMGALLVAVVAWLIVGNAQKMPETSLQWGILVFLGVAASGIGYFMWNYGATQVDAGTLGIMNNMHVPAGLLVNLAIWHQQPHWPSFIIGAAVIVASLWVHRKWVAPHSAQTAGDRRRDSALSE; the protein is encoded by the coding sequence GTGGCGCTACTCATCATTACCACTATTCTGTGGGCCTTTTCCTTTAGCCTGTTTGGCGAGTACCTTGCTGGTCATGTCGATAGCTATTTTGCCGTGCTGGTGCGGGTCGGACTGGCTGCGCTGGTGTTCCTGCCATTTCTGCGTACCCGCGGCCACAGCGTAAAAACTATTGGTCTGTACATGCTGGTGGGTGCCATGCAGCTTGGCATCATGTATATGCTGAGTTTCCGTGCTTATTTGTACCTGACGGTTTCCGAGCTGCTGTTATTTACCGTCCTGACACCGCTCTATATCACACTGATTTATGACCTGATGAGCCGACGCCGTTTACGCTGGAGCTACGCGTTTAGCGCACTGCTGGCGGTGATTGGGGCGGGGATCATTCGTTACGATCAGGTGACCAGTCATTTCTGGACCGGTCTGCTGCTGGTACAGCTTTCTAACATCAGCTTTGCCATCGGCATGGTGGGCTATAAGCGTCTGATGGAAACCCGTCCCATGCCGCAGCACAACGCCTTTGCCTGGTTTTATATGGGGGCATTACTGGTGGCGGTCGTTGCCTGGCTTATAGTAGGGAATGCGCAAAAAATGCCTGAAACTTCGCTGCAGTGGGGGATTCTGGTGTTCCTTGGCGTGGCAGCATCGGGCATCGGTTACTTTATGTGGAACTACGGCGCGACGCAGGTAGATGCAGGCACACTGGGTATCATGAACAATATGCATGTGCCTGCGGGGCTGTTGGTTAATCTGGCCATCTGGCACCAGCAGCCTCACTGGCCAAGCTTCATCATTGGTGCGGCTGTTATAGTGGCCTCACTGTGGGTGCATCGAAAGTGGGTCGCTCCGCACTCCGCACAAACGGCAGGTGATCGCAGGCGTGATTCCGCGCTGAGCGAATAA
- the yigL gene encoding sugar/pyridoxal phosphate phosphatase YigL, with protein sequence MYQVVASDLDGTLLSPDHTLSPYAKETLKLLTARGVNFVFATGRHHIDVGQIRDNLGIKSYMITSNGARVHDTDGNLVFSHNLDRDIASDLFGVVNANPDIVTNVYRDDEWFMNRHRPDEMRFFKEAVFNYSLFEPALLEPEGVSKVFFTTDSHEILLPLEQAINARWGDRVNVSFSTLTCLEVMAGGVSKGHALEAVAKAMGFSLKDCIAFGDGMNDAEMLSMAGKGCIMGNAHQRLKDLHPELDVIGLNADDAVPHYLRELFLQ encoded by the coding sequence ATGTATCAGGTAGTTGCATCTGATTTAGACGGTACGCTGCTTTCCCCCGACCATACCCTGTCCCCGTATGCCAAAGAGACGCTGAAACTGCTGACGGCTCGTGGTGTGAATTTTGTGTTTGCGACCGGCCGTCATCATATTGATGTAGGGCAAATTCGCGACAATCTCGGCATTAAGTCCTACATGATCACCTCCAACGGTGCGCGCGTACATGATACTGACGGGAATCTTGTGTTCTCGCATAATCTGGATCGCGACATTGCCAGCGATCTGTTTGGTGTGGTGAATGCGAACCCGGATATCGTGACCAACGTGTATCGCGACGATGAGTGGTTTATGAACCGCCATCGCCCGGATGAAATGCGTTTCTTTAAAGAAGCGGTGTTTAACTACTCACTGTTTGAACCTGCGCTGCTGGAGCCGGAAGGCGTCAGTAAAGTGTTTTTCACCACCGACTCTCACGAAATCCTGCTGCCGCTGGAGCAGGCGATTAACGCCCGTTGGGGTGATCGTGTGAACGTCAGTTTCTCCACGCTGACCTGTCTGGAAGTGATGGCGGGTGGCGTATCAAAAGGCCATGCGCTGGAAGCGGTGGCAAAAGCGATGGGCTTCAGCCTGAAAGACTGTATCGCCTTTGGTGACGGCATGAACGACGCCGAAATGCTATCAATGGCGGGAAAAGGCTGCATTATGGGTAATGCACATCAGCGCCTGAAGGATCTGCACCCGGAGCTGGACGTGATTGGGCTTAATGCCGACGATGCTGTGCCTCATTATCTGCGAGAACTGTTTTTACAGTAA